One Aneurinibacillus migulanus genomic region harbors:
- a CDS encoding response regulator transcription factor, with protein sequence MTYHVYLVEDEVNLNRLLTSYLQNEGWHVTSFTTGTEAKAAIPQKPHVWILDIMLPDADGFELLGQIKNECADTPIIFISARDADLDRILGLEMGSDDYLAKPFLPRELVIRTKKLLERIYGKMPSTAASPVSDALDISSYTIWEKERRVYHDERPIELTSKELDLLLLFAKHPGQALSRQQILSRIWGTDYFGTDRAVDDLVRRLRKKMPELRLETLYGYGYRMTDV encoded by the coding sequence ATGACCTATCACGTATATCTAGTCGAAGATGAAGTCAATCTGAATCGACTATTAACCTCTTATCTGCAAAATGAAGGATGGCATGTTACGTCATTTACTACCGGAACAGAAGCAAAAGCGGCTATCCCGCAAAAACCGCATGTATGGATTCTTGACATTATGCTACCGGATGCGGACGGATTCGAGCTTCTCGGCCAGATTAAAAACGAGTGTGCCGATACTCCAATCATATTTATTTCGGCCCGTGATGCCGACCTAGACCGAATTCTCGGATTAGAGATGGGCAGTGATGATTATCTGGCCAAACCATTTCTGCCGCGCGAGCTAGTAATCCGTACCAAGAAGCTGCTGGAACGTATATACGGGAAGATGCCTTCTACGGCCGCTTCCCCTGTCTCGGATGCTCTGGATATTTCCTCCTATACTATATGGGAGAAAGAACGCAGAGTCTATCATGACGAACGGCCGATCGAGTTAACCTCCAAAGAATTAGATTTGCTACTGTTGTTTGCAAAACACCCCGGACAAGCGCTCTCCCGCCAGCAAATCCTCAGCCGTATCTGGGGCACAGACTATTTTGGCACAGATCGCGCTGTAGACGATCTGGTACGCCGGCTACGCAAAAAAATGCCGGAGTTACGGCTGGAAACACTATACGGATACGGCTACAGGATGACGGACGTATGA
- a CDS encoding VOC family protein has product MYIKRLDHFVLTVKSIEDTCQFYCEVLGMKLVTFGGGRVALHFGEQKINLHEVGKEFEPKAARPTPGSADLCFITDTPLQQVVAQLQSAGIGIEEGPVRRTGALGPIESIYIRDPDNNLLEISNNGMDTSCTKA; this is encoded by the coding sequence ATGTATATTAAGCGTCTAGATCATTTCGTGTTAACAGTAAAAAGTATAGAAGATACATGTCAGTTTTATTGTGAAGTATTAGGGATGAAGCTGGTAACATTCGGAGGCGGGCGAGTAGCATTACATTTCGGGGAGCAAAAAATAAATTTGCACGAAGTGGGCAAGGAGTTCGAACCGAAAGCTGCAAGGCCGACGCCGGGTTCTGCTGACTTGTGTTTTATTACTGATACGCCTCTGCAGCAAGTCGTAGCTCAGCTGCAATCTGCTGGAATTGGAATCGAAGAGGGGCCCGTAAGGCGGACGGGGGCGCTCGGTCCTATCGAGTCCATCTATATAAGAGATCCTGATAACAATCTGCTTGAGATTTCGAATAATGGCATGGATACATCTTGTACTAAAGCATAG
- a CDS encoding ABC transporter ATP-binding protein, which produces MAGVTLQGICKSYNNVAVVDNMNLEIRDGEFLVLVGPSGCGKSTTLRMIAGLEDISDGDLYIDSVRINDMAPKNRDIAMVFQNYALYPHMNVYENMAFGLKLRKLRKDEIDRRVKEAAAMLGLASLLDRKPKALSGGQRQRVALGRAIVREPQVFLMDEPLSNLDAKLRIQMRTEISKLQRRLGTTTIYVTHDQTEAMTMGDRIVVLQGGRIQQVATPTAIYEKPKNLFVASFIGSPSMNFIEGAIKVEDSEVLFVNRDVRLMIPEKRAKVLKDMDYINKPVILGIRPEDIQVEVPFTETHLSDTINTRVEFVENMGAELYLYMSGIGENTIIARSESSVQTHVGERIKIAFAMDKIHLFDKETTASIFLSMESRDTQA; this is translated from the coding sequence ATGGCAGGCGTAACGTTGCAAGGCATTTGCAAATCATATAATAATGTAGCTGTTGTGGACAACATGAATTTAGAAATACGTGATGGAGAATTTCTTGTGTTAGTTGGGCCTTCAGGTTGCGGAAAATCAACGACACTGCGTATGATTGCAGGATTAGAGGACATCTCGGATGGTGATTTATACATCGATAGCGTTCGGATAAACGATATGGCCCCAAAAAATCGAGATATCGCAATGGTTTTTCAAAATTATGCTCTTTATCCCCATATGAACGTATATGAAAATATGGCGTTCGGATTAAAGTTGCGTAAGCTCCGAAAAGACGAAATTGATAGGCGAGTTAAGGAAGCGGCAGCGATGCTTGGTCTTGCATCTTTATTGGATCGTAAACCTAAGGCTTTGTCCGGTGGTCAGCGGCAGCGTGTCGCTTTAGGAAGGGCCATCGTGCGGGAACCGCAAGTCTTTCTTATGGATGAGCCGCTGTCGAATCTTGATGCCAAGTTGCGGATACAGATGAGAACGGAGATTAGCAAGCTGCAGCGTCGGTTGGGCACTACGACAATATACGTTACACACGATCAAACCGAAGCTATGACTATGGGTGATCGCATTGTGGTTTTGCAGGGAGGACGCATTCAGCAAGTGGCGACGCCTACGGCTATTTACGAAAAGCCGAAAAATTTGTTTGTCGCAAGCTTTATCGGTTCGCCATCGATGAATTTTATTGAGGGAGCCATCAAGGTTGAAGACAGTGAGGTCCTCTTTGTAAACAGGGATGTACGGCTGATGATACCGGAAAAGCGAGCGAAAGTATTGAAAGACATGGACTACATAAATAAACCGGTAATATTGGGTATACGTCCAGAGGACATTCAGGTCGAGGTACCTTTCACCGAGACACATCTGTCGGATACGATCAATACACGAGTTGAGTTTGTAGAAAATATGGGAGCTGAGTTGTATCTCTATATGTCAGGGATTGGAGAGAATACGATTATCGCTCGGTCTGAATCTTCTGTACAGACGCATGTTGGTGAACGGATAAAAATTGCTTTTGCAATGGATAAAATTCATTTGTTTGATAAGGAGACGACAGCGTCTATTTTTCTCTCGATGGAAAGTAGAGATACACAGGCGTAA
- a CDS encoding MBL fold metallo-hydrolase, with protein sequence MAVMEMSAKQLHNKIKNGRPVFILDVRNSEDYNDWRIEHKHITDINIPYFDFLDDNEDAYKPLPKDTEIVVVCAKGSSAKMVAEILNERGYRVRYLTEGMLEWSQLYHPVIVSEQDGMKIIQVNRLAKGCLSYMIISDGQAIVVDPGRHYEEYLKLAEQEQATIIRVMDTHLHADHISGGPELAKYTGAMYHISRNEMQGADAISYEALEDNQEIEVGNVRVKVLAIPTPGHTPGSVSFMVNDRYLLSGDTIFVGGLGRPDLGGKAREWAQSLYDTVFTHIASMSDETLVLPTHYADRKEINEQGVVGAYLGDIRIANEVLRMQNREQFTEMVAGASGATPPNYEEIVKINRGDVCVPSDVAVALEIGPNRCAVHHS encoded by the coding sequence ATGGCAGTTATGGAAATGAGCGCAAAACAATTGCATAATAAAATTAAGAACGGAAGGCCGGTCTTCATTCTTGATGTACGCAATAGCGAGGACTACAATGATTGGAGGATTGAACATAAACATATAACGGACATCAACATTCCATACTTTGACTTTCTCGATGATAACGAGGACGCCTATAAACCGTTGCCAAAAGATACGGAAATTGTGGTTGTTTGTGCAAAAGGCAGTAGCGCCAAGATGGTGGCGGAAATATTGAATGAACGGGGATACCGTGTACGTTATTTAACAGAAGGAATGCTTGAATGGAGTCAATTGTATCATCCAGTAATCGTTTCAGAGCAGGATGGCATGAAAATCATCCAGGTGAACCGTCTGGCAAAAGGTTGCTTGTCCTATATGATTATTTCCGACGGTCAAGCGATCGTTGTAGACCCGGGCCGACATTATGAGGAATACTTGAAATTGGCTGAGCAAGAACAAGCAACCATTATACGCGTCATGGATACCCACCTGCATGCTGACCATATTTCCGGTGGACCAGAGTTGGCTAAGTATACCGGCGCAATGTATCATATTTCCAGAAATGAAATGCAGGGAGCTGATGCCATTTCTTATGAGGCGCTAGAAGATAATCAGGAAATCGAGGTCGGTAACGTACGCGTAAAAGTGCTGGCGATTCCAACTCCGGGACATACACCGGGAAGTGTATCGTTTATGGTTAATGATCGCTATCTACTGTCGGGAGATACTATCTTTGTAGGTGGGCTTGGACGTCCCGATCTAGGTGGAAAAGCCCGTGAATGGGCACAATCACTTTATGATACAGTGTTTACCCACATTGCGAGCATGTCAGATGAAACGCTCGTACTGCCGACTCATTATGCGGATAGAAAAGAAATAAATGAACAAGGTGTAGTAGGTGCATATTTGGGAGATATTCGAATTGCCAATGAAGTTTTGCGTATGCAAAATCGAGAGCAGTTCACAGAAATGGTGGCAGGTGCATCTGGTGCTACACCACCTAATTATGAGGAAATCGTTAAAATTAACCGTGGTGATGTATGTGTGCCATCTGACGTAGCTGTTGCACTTGAAATTGGACCGAATCGCTGTGCCGTTCACCATTCATAA
- a CDS encoding DsrE/DsrF/DrsH-like family protein: MTKRVAIIASNGGMFDAYKVFNIATAAAATDSEVAIFFTFEGLNLIHRQANKQLPMPAGKEHFAEGFKQANVPGIPELLSMAQEMGVKLIACQMTMDVMNMKKEDFVDGIDIGGAVTFLAFAYDADVTLTF; this comes from the coding sequence ATGACAAAACGAGTAGCAATTATCGCAAGTAACGGAGGAATGTTTGACGCATACAAGGTGTTTAATATTGCGACCGCAGCAGCAGCAACAGATTCAGAGGTAGCTATTTTCTTTACTTTTGAAGGATTGAATCTTATTCATAGACAAGCCAATAAGCAACTGCCGATGCCGGCAGGTAAAGAGCACTTTGCTGAAGGTTTCAAACAGGCGAATGTACCAGGCATTCCAGAATTGCTAAGCATGGCACAAGAAATGGGGGTCAAGCTGATTGCTTGTCAGATGACCATGGACGTTATGAACATGAAAAAAGAGGACTTCGTAGACGGCATTGATATAGGTGGAGCAGTCACCTTCCTTGCTTTCGCTTATGATGCCGATGTTACGCTTACGTTTTAA
- a CDS encoding sulfurtransferase TusA family protein, translated as MNADIVVDAKGLSCPMPIVKAKKAIDNLQSGQVMMVETMDKGSVNDFQGWVRQTNHELMSMEQENGVYRFFVKKA; from the coding sequence ATGAATGCAGATATTGTTGTAGATGCAAAAGGATTATCCTGCCCGATGCCAATTGTGAAAGCAAAGAAAGCGATAGACAATTTGCAAAGTGGTCAGGTGATGATGGTAGAGACGATGGATAAAGGATCGGTCAACGACTTTCAAGGCTGGGTAAGGCAAACGAATCATGAGTTAATGAGCATGGAACAAGAAAATGGTGTATATCGATTTTTTGTAAAAAAAGCGTAA
- a CDS encoding MurR/RpiR family transcriptional regulator, protein MSNVYQYIAGKMAEMSKSQVKIAKYILENPNAVPFFTVGKLAKMAGVSEATVVRFATSLGYSGYPELQQYMQDSVQQQLTTAERLQMSQRVYEEEEQGVYEIFQDDMANIKSTMEKLDVQAFRQAVDALLQAKKIYIAANRSAMSLGVFLQYYLQIILGNAILLQSVETIAERLHDLDEGDVVVGISFARYTKSTIQILSYAKDKGATTIAVTDNFLSPLIPYARISLTASSQMPTFIDSFVAPLSLLNALITFVGKEKAEDFHVRLEKLEEIWEHFDIFHMKERPGKE, encoded by the coding sequence ATGTCAAATGTCTATCAGTATATAGCAGGAAAAATGGCTGAGATGAGCAAGTCTCAGGTGAAGATAGCTAAATATATTTTAGAAAATCCTAATGCAGTACCATTCTTTACCGTAGGTAAGCTGGCAAAAATGGCAGGAGTTAGCGAGGCGACAGTTGTACGGTTTGCCACTTCTCTTGGTTATTCAGGCTATCCTGAACTGCAACAGTATATGCAGGATTCCGTTCAACAGCAGTTGACTACGGCTGAACGGCTGCAGATGTCGCAACGTGTCTACGAAGAAGAAGAACAAGGTGTATACGAAATTTTCCAGGACGATATGGCGAATATTAAATCCACTATGGAAAAGCTGGATGTGCAAGCGTTCCGCCAGGCGGTGGATGCGTTGTTACAGGCGAAAAAAATATACATCGCCGCTAACCGAAGTGCCATGTCGCTCGGTGTGTTTTTACAGTATTATCTTCAAATCATATTGGGTAACGCTATATTGCTGCAGTCCGTAGAAACGATAGCGGAGCGGCTGCATGATTTGGACGAAGGTGATGTGGTCGTCGGAATTAGTTTTGCCCGGTATACGAAAAGCACCATTCAAATTTTATCCTATGCCAAAGATAAAGGAGCCACAACCATTGCTGTCACGGATAATTTTTTGTCGCCGTTAATTCCGTACGCTCGCATTTCCTTGACGGCGTCCAGTCAAATGCCGACATTTATTGATTCTTTTGTAGCCCCACTTAGCTTACTCAATGCTCTGATTACATTTGTAGGGAAGGAAAAGGCAGAAGACTTTCATGTCAGGCTGGAGAAGCTGGAAGAAATCTGGGAACATTTCGATATTTTCCATATGAAAGAAAGACCGGGGAAGGAATAA
- a CDS encoding aspartate aminotransferase family protein yields MIIESTSLLSSQMKKSAEQYQKACAVIPGGVTANIKYIAPHPIIMERGAGSKLYDVDGNEYIDYLLCYGALILGHGHSVVFEAISTQMREAGTTIFGTPHQLETVMAEKLIELYPGIEMVRYTNSGLEATLLAIRTAMAYTGKPKLAKFEGHYHGGYDQVLISVNPDMDQAGEARNPYAVPESKGVPDYYVENTIVLPFNDLEATEQILRTHKDELAAVILEPIQGGFIPAEPEFMKGLRKITEELGIVLIFDEVKTGFRLSLGGAQKIYGITPDITSLGKVLGGGFPVGAIGGKREIMMISAPDGGRDILTAGAANREKREVLFHSGTYNGHPTVLAAGLATIKTLEQAGVMNALFDHTQLLRKELEELYRNYGVTMQTVGKGSIFNIVLTEEPIKNYRDMGKANMQLRKEIDYELLKLGVYIKPLNRYSMSVVHSKEDIARTVEAHESALKRVRK; encoded by the coding sequence ATGATTATAGAAAGCACATCGCTCTTATCTTCTCAAATGAAAAAATCCGCAGAACAGTACCAGAAGGCTTGCGCAGTCATTCCGGGTGGTGTGACAGCGAACATTAAATATATCGCTCCCCATCCTATCATTATGGAACGAGGAGCTGGCAGCAAACTGTATGATGTGGACGGTAATGAATACATTGACTATTTGCTTTGCTATGGAGCCCTTATTCTTGGGCATGGACATTCAGTCGTTTTTGAGGCGATTTCCACACAAATGAGGGAGGCGGGAACGACCATTTTTGGAACACCGCACCAATTAGAGACAGTGATGGCTGAAAAACTGATTGAACTGTATCCAGGAATTGAAATGGTACGCTATACAAATTCGGGATTAGAGGCGACACTTCTAGCCATACGTACGGCTATGGCTTATACAGGAAAGCCGAAGCTGGCGAAATTCGAAGGGCATTATCACGGTGGCTACGATCAAGTACTCATTAGTGTAAATCCGGATATGGACCAAGCGGGAGAAGCACGAAATCCTTATGCTGTACCTGAATCAAAGGGTGTTCCTGACTATTATGTTGAAAACACGATTGTCCTTCCTTTCAATGATTTGGAAGCTACTGAGCAAATTCTTCGAACTCATAAGGATGAACTGGCAGCGGTTATTCTTGAGCCGATTCAAGGCGGCTTCATTCCTGCAGAGCCGGAATTTATGAAGGGACTTCGTAAGATTACGGAAGAACTAGGCATTGTTCTTATTTTTGATGAAGTAAAAACAGGCTTTAGGCTGTCTTTGGGCGGAGCGCAGAAGATATATGGAATTACTCCTGATATAACGTCGTTGGGTAAAGTGCTCGGAGGAGGATTTCCGGTAGGTGCGATTGGGGGAAAGCGTGAGATTATGATGATCAGCGCTCCTGATGGGGGCAGGGATATTTTAACTGCCGGAGCGGCGAACCGGGAAAAGAGAGAGGTTTTGTTCCATAGCGGAACATATAACGGTCACCCTACCGTATTGGCTGCCGGACTTGCAACGATCAAAACATTGGAACAAGCAGGTGTTATGAACGCATTATTCGACCATACACAATTATTGAGAAAAGAGCTAGAGGAACTGTATCGCAACTATGGCGTGACGATGCAAACTGTCGGCAAGGGTAGTATTTTCAATATTGTTCTGACAGAAGAGCCGATTAAAAATTACCGGGATATGGGCAAGGCGAATATGCAGCTGCGTAAAGAAATCGATTATGAATTACTGAAGCTTGGAGTGTATATAAAACCGCTTAATCGTTACTCTATGTCTGTAGTCCATAGTAAAGAAGATATTGCTCGTACTGTAGAAGCGCATGAAAGCGCGCTAAAACGAGTCAGAAAGTAA
- a CDS encoding LOG family protein produces MKRICVFAGSNTGIRAEYELMAEALGNELARRGLELVYGGSKIGLMGRIANTVLALDGKALGVMPTGLFRGEMVHTGLTELHEVKDMHERKALMGELSDAFIALPGGYGTLEEVFEVVSWGQLGIHSKPVGLLNVNGYYEPLVQMIKNGVEAGFIPATHEELLICEEDPVVLLNRLQEYKPPAQTNKWSELSEA; encoded by the coding sequence ATGAAACGTATTTGTGTATTTGCCGGTTCAAATACCGGTATACGGGCGGAATATGAATTGATGGCGGAAGCACTCGGGAACGAACTGGCACGACGAGGACTTGAACTGGTATATGGCGGTTCAAAAATCGGACTAATGGGACGCATCGCCAATACCGTGCTTGCTCTTGACGGAAAAGCGCTCGGGGTTATGCCTACAGGACTTTTCCGTGGCGAAATGGTACATACGGGATTGACCGAGCTTCATGAAGTTAAAGATATGCATGAACGGAAAGCGTTGATGGGTGAATTATCGGATGCGTTTATCGCGCTTCCTGGCGGCTATGGTACATTGGAAGAAGTATTCGAAGTAGTAAGCTGGGGACAGCTTGGAATCCATAGCAAGCCGGTTGGTCTCTTGAATGTTAATGGCTATTATGAACCGTTGGTACAGATGATCAAAAATGGTGTCGAGGCCGGCTTCATTCCGGCTACGCACGAAGAGTTGCTCATTTGCGAAGAAGATCCTGTTGTTCTTTTGAATCGTCTACAGGAATATAAGCCCCCAGCTCAGACAAATAAGTGGAGCGAGCTGTCAGAGGCATAA
- a CDS encoding cell wall-binding repeat-containing protein: protein MGKRSFIRWTGVSILAAGFLLSGCGVQGEEQPTQNSAEQAQSTKAGKASADQELSATKNTTRIEGTNAEEIALSTSRMIWPATPNGTKPNVVLLAPHDNWQTQLVGLDLVHHPSDGPLLVTDKGKIADPVLSEIKRLHPKGAEDGTQVITIGMNAGVVKQVTDAGFKVKEIKGDTPEKVAAVIDEYYASVSGELPQSVVVSTSEQAEFAAPAGSWISHMPEPLLYVTKDSIPADTDTALKKRKGKANIYLLGPEGVISKKVESDLRKHGTVVRISGKDPMENAIAFAKYKDAKTGFGWGITKPGHGLVLASTEQAGQSLPALPFAHRGKHAPLLLTDKEKAPEALLGYLKELKPLFKNEPTEGPYNHMFIVGNSEWVSNEQQGDLDHLIEIEAANGMGHGDHGGMKMDNDQSDNMNHGNMNHGQQ, encoded by the coding sequence ATGGGAAAGCGATCTTTTATTAGATGGACAGGGGTAAGTATACTGGCTGCAGGTTTTCTTCTTTCGGGGTGCGGTGTGCAGGGAGAAGAACAGCCAACGCAAAATTCGGCTGAACAAGCACAAAGCACTAAAGCTGGCAAAGCAAGTGCAGACCAGGAGCTGTCCGCTACGAAAAATACGACACGAATCGAGGGAACAAATGCAGAAGAAATCGCATTATCTACTTCGAGAATGATTTGGCCAGCTACGCCGAATGGAACCAAACCGAATGTTGTGCTGCTGGCGCCGCATGACAACTGGCAAACACAATTGGTTGGCCTGGATTTAGTGCACCATCCGAGTGACGGTCCGTTGCTCGTTACGGATAAAGGAAAGATAGCGGACCCGGTACTTAGCGAAATCAAGCGTCTGCACCCAAAAGGAGCGGAGGACGGCACACAAGTTATCACGATTGGTATGAATGCAGGCGTAGTGAAGCAAGTTACAGATGCTGGATTTAAAGTAAAAGAAATAAAAGGTGATACGCCTGAGAAGGTAGCTGCTGTAATTGACGAGTATTACGCTTCCGTATCTGGCGAACTGCCGCAATCAGTTGTCGTCTCTACGTCTGAGCAGGCAGAGTTCGCGGCACCCGCAGGAAGCTGGATTTCTCATATGCCAGAGCCGCTGTTGTATGTGACAAAAGACAGCATCCCGGCAGATACGGATACCGCATTGAAAAAGCGGAAAGGAAAAGCCAATATTTATCTGCTTGGACCAGAAGGGGTAATTAGCAAAAAAGTAGAAAGCGATTTGAGAAAGCATGGTACAGTCGTTCGGATTTCCGGCAAAGACCCGATGGAGAATGCGATTGCATTTGCCAAATACAAAGATGCAAAAACAGGCTTCGGTTGGGGCATTACGAAGCCCGGTCATGGCCTGGTGCTTGCAAGTACAGAGCAAGCGGGCCAATCCTTGCCTGCTCTGCCGTTTGCACACAGAGGCAAACATGCTCCGCTTTTACTGACAGATAAAGAGAAAGCGCCGGAAGCGTTATTGGGTTATTTAAAAGAGCTGAAACCACTTTTTAAAAACGAGCCGACAGAAGGGCCGTACAATCACATGTTTATCGTGGGCAATAGTGAATGGGTTTCGAATGAACAGCAGGGAGATCTAGACCATCTGATTGAAATTGAGGCTGCGAACGGTATGGGGCATGGTGATCATGGTGGCATGAAGATGGACAATGATCAAAGTGACAATATGAATCATGGGAATATGAATCATGGACAGCAGTAA